In Amycolatopsis jiangsuensis, the following proteins share a genomic window:
- a CDS encoding GGDEF domain-containing protein, translating to MWMVARRRWIGYAVGCEVLAAAVTVAGLMTGFGGAVRPVWFGALVAVGIAQAEMSRRIERLRRWMSGQTHINVTSVWYLAGAVLLPPAWVALLALVLYLHLWLRVWRNVRTRPAHRFAASTGWAMLSCFAASAVLAVTGLNDVGIDSWYGLCALVLAAAVFEVVNAGLVAIGIFLYTNSRSSADLVGTWEDNAFELATLCLGGLTALALVWQPVLVVFVLPPLLLLHRYLLLKQQLQVAAVTDEKTGLLNTAGWHDLATREFTRARRRGEGSEFAVLMIDLDHFKRINDTYGHLTGDEVLAAVAVTIEGSLRQSDTVGRFGGEEFVVLLPATGATHVLGIAERVRSAVGEMTVAVNGSVRISGLSVSVGVARYPAAGETLDEVLRTADAALYRAKDSGRNCVSV from the coding sequence ATGTGGATGGTCGCGCGGCGGCGGTGGATCGGGTACGCCGTCGGGTGCGAGGTGCTGGCTGCGGCCGTGACCGTGGCCGGGCTGATGACGGGGTTCGGCGGGGCGGTGCGGCCGGTCTGGTTCGGCGCGCTCGTCGCGGTCGGGATCGCGCAGGCGGAGATGTCGCGGCGCATCGAGCGGCTCCGGCGGTGGATGAGCGGCCAGACGCACATCAACGTCACGTCCGTCTGGTACCTCGCCGGCGCGGTGCTGCTGCCGCCTGCCTGGGTGGCGTTGCTCGCGCTCGTCCTGTACCTCCACTTGTGGCTGCGTGTATGGCGAAACGTGCGTACGCGACCCGCACATCGCTTCGCGGCGAGTACTGGGTGGGCGATGCTGTCGTGCTTCGCGGCGTCTGCCGTGCTCGCTGTCACCGGCCTGAACGACGTCGGCATCGACAGTTGGTACGGCCTCTGCGCACTCGTTCTCGCTGCAGCGGTGTTCGAAGTGGTGAACGCCGGGCTCGTCGCGATCGGGATCTTCCTGTACACGAACAGCCGTTCGTCCGCGGACCTCGTCGGCACGTGGGAGGACAACGCCTTCGAGCTGGCCACACTGTGCCTCGGTGGGCTGACCGCGCTCGCCCTCGTGTGGCAGCCGGTGCTCGTGGTCTTCGTACTGCCGCCGCTGTTGCTCCTGCACCGCTATCTGCTGCTGAAGCAGCAACTCCAGGTGGCCGCGGTGACCGACGAGAAGACCGGCCTGCTCAACACGGCGGGCTGGCACGACCTGGCCACCCGCGAGTTCACTCGCGCCCGCCGTCGCGGTGAGGGCAGCGAATTCGCCGTCCTGATGATCGACCTCGACCATTTCAAGCGCATCAACGACACCTACGGCCACCTCACCGGCGACGAGGTGCTGGCCGCGGTCGCGGTGACCATCGAAGGTTCACTGCGTCAGAGCGACACCGTCGGCCGCTTCGGGGGCGAAGAGTTTGTGGTGCTGCTGCCTGCCACGGGTGCCACGCACGTCCTCGGCATTGCCGAACGGGTGCGAAGCGCGGTGGGCGAGATGACGGTCGCGGTGAACGGGTCGGTGCGGATCAGCGGACTCTCGGTGTCCGTCGGCGTCGCCCGTTACCCCGCTGCCGGCGAGACCCTCGACGAAGTCCTGCGCACCGCGGATGCCGCGCTCTACCGGGCCAAGGACTCCGGCCGCAATTGCGTCTCGGTGTGA
- a CDS encoding response regulator transcription factor gives MVAILLIEDDPLVRRGLELALSRHGHDVRTAETGEAGLAEFRSAAPELVVLDLMLPGIDGFEVCRRIRGAGDVPVIMLTARGDDFDVVGGLAAGADDYVVKPAQPTVLDARIRAVLRRTHGGSDGVRAHGELKIDTAALTVSLRGETVSLTPTELRLLLTLSRGPGRVFSRQQLLEEVWEHDYLGDSRLVDNCVQRLRAKIEADLANPLYVQTVRGFGYRFGPV, from the coding sequence GTGGTGGCGATACTGCTCATCGAGGACGATCCGCTGGTGCGGCGCGGACTGGAACTCGCGCTCTCCCGGCACGGGCACGACGTGCGCACCGCGGAGACCGGGGAGGCCGGTCTCGCCGAATTCCGTTCGGCCGCACCGGAGCTGGTGGTGCTCGACCTGATGCTGCCGGGCATCGACGGGTTCGAGGTGTGCCGCCGGATCCGCGGAGCCGGTGACGTCCCCGTCATCATGCTCACCGCACGCGGTGATGACTTCGACGTCGTCGGCGGGCTGGCCGCGGGTGCCGACGACTACGTCGTCAAGCCGGCGCAGCCCACCGTGCTCGATGCGCGGATCCGCGCCGTGCTGCGCCGCACGCACGGCGGTTCGGACGGGGTTCGCGCGCATGGTGAGCTGAAGATCGACACTGCCGCGCTCACCGTTTCGCTGCGCGGCGAAACCGTCTCGCTGACCCCGACCGAACTGCGCCTGCTGCTGACCCTGTCGCGTGGTCCCGGCCGGGTGTTCAGCCGTCAGCAGCTGCTGGAAGAGGTGTGGGAGCACGACTACCTCGGCGATTCCCGGCTGGTCGACAACTGCGTGCAACGGCTGCGCGCGAAGATCGAGGCCGACCTGGCGAATCCGCTGTATGTGCAGACTGTGCGTGGGTTCGGCTACCGGTTCGGGCCGGTATGA
- a CDS encoding sensor histidine kinase, with product MRWWWPRGLRPRLLVAFVLVTVLGAAAAAWSSAGTASTALVDSAQRRLSDALVSQIGAVTPRLTYPPDQDALDRLRSAAGPNTVVTYRDLRAEAGVEPASDALRAAVRSQNGLVTERVTVGSTPWLVIGTPVLRTAPDGTRTPSGIEVYSAHDLTEVEQQIDGLATNAAATAAVALPLAILLALLAARSVLRPVRELRDTARRLTDGDLDARAPPQGADELAQLTVSINEMAESVQTSMTAMQRMQTDARRFAADVSHELRTPLSTLTAVMEVLETAAGGMEPDARESAQLAITETHRLVRLVEDLMEVSRFDAGTAQLRIDQVDVAAAVADCLRARGWTEQVELAPAKGIVLGLDRRRLDVILANLVGNALRHGAPPVRVRIFLSGTQVLVAVTDHGPGLPKEVLPHVFDRFYKADAARTRTPGSGLGLAIALENARLHGGTLTAENVDGGARFVLRLPREGQ from the coding sequence ATGAGGTGGTGGTGGCCGCGTGGGCTGCGGCCTCGGCTGCTGGTCGCGTTCGTCCTGGTGACGGTGCTCGGCGCGGCCGCGGCGGCGTGGTCCAGCGCGGGAACGGCGAGCACTGCGCTGGTGGATTCGGCGCAGCGGCGGCTCAGTGACGCTCTCGTGAGCCAGATCGGTGCGGTCACGCCGCGGCTGACGTATCCGCCGGACCAGGATGCGCTGGACCGGCTGCGCAGTGCGGCCGGGCCGAACACCGTGGTCACTTACCGCGATCTGCGCGCCGAGGCCGGCGTCGAGCCGGCGAGCGACGCACTGCGTGCCGCGGTGCGCAGTCAGAACGGGCTCGTCACCGAGCGGGTCACCGTGGGCAGTACGCCGTGGCTCGTGATCGGTACGCCGGTGCTGCGCACCGCGCCGGACGGCACGCGCACGCCGTCGGGGATCGAGGTGTACTCGGCGCACGATCTCACCGAGGTCGAGCAGCAGATCGACGGGCTCGCCACGAACGCGGCCGCCACCGCCGCCGTGGCGTTGCCGCTCGCGATCCTGCTGGCGTTGCTGGCCGCACGCAGTGTGCTCCGGCCGGTGCGGGAGCTCCGGGACACCGCGCGGCGGCTCACCGACGGCGACCTGGACGCGCGCGCACCCCCGCAGGGCGCCGACGAACTGGCCCAGCTGACCGTCAGCATCAACGAAATGGCCGAATCGGTGCAGACCTCGATGACGGCGATGCAGCGGATGCAGACCGATGCGAGGCGGTTCGCCGCGGACGTTTCCCACGAACTGCGCACTCCGCTCAGCACGCTGACCGCGGTCATGGAGGTGCTGGAAACCGCGGCAGGCGGGATGGAACCGGACGCACGGGAATCCGCGCAGCTCGCGATCACCGAAACCCACCGGCTGGTCCGGCTCGTCGAAGACCTGATGGAGGTGTCCCGGTTCGACGCCGGGACCGCGCAGCTGCGGATCGACCAGGTGGACGTGGCCGCGGCGGTGGCGGACTGCCTGCGGGCCCGTGGCTGGACCGAGCAGGTCGAGCTGGCCCCGGCGAAGGGCATCGTGCTGGGTCTGGACCGGCGACGGCTGGACGTGATCCTGGCCAACCTCGTCGGGAACGCGCTGCGGCACGGCGCTCCGCCGGTGCGGGTGCGGATTTTTCTGTCCGGCACGCAGGTGCTGGTGGCAGTCACCGACCACGGGCCCGGATTGCCGAAGGAGGTGCTGCCGCACGTGTTCGACCGTTTCTACAAGGCCGATGCCGCACGGACGCGGACTCCCGGCAGCGGGCTGGGGCTGGCGATCGCGCTCGAGAACGCCCGTCTGCACGGGGGCACGCTCACCGCGGAGAACGTCGATGGCGGAGCCCGCTTCGTCCTGCGGTTGCCGAGGGAGGGGCAGTGA
- a CDS encoding FAD binding domain-containing protein — MIPAPFDYVAPSTVDESIQALAAAGEDAKVLAGGQSLLPVLRMRLAAPSTVVDLRKVAELRGVREEGDVLVVGAMTTHYEVQRKPSIAEHAALVKEATDTVADPQVRHRGTFGGAIAHADPAGDLLAPVLALDGELVVAGPGGRRTVRAAEFFQDYFTTALAPDELLVEVRLPKHTGWRAHYEKFNRVAQAWSMCAVAATVRTEGGVIEEARIALTNMGATPVRATAVEQALLGASATADTIRAAASHAAEGTNPAADGNSDVEYRQHLARVLTGRAITAAVG, encoded by the coding sequence GTGATCCCGGCTCCGTTCGACTACGTTGCTCCGTCCACTGTGGACGAATCGATCCAGGCGCTCGCCGCGGCGGGCGAGGATGCCAAGGTGCTGGCCGGCGGGCAGAGCCTGCTGCCGGTGCTGCGGATGCGCCTCGCCGCCCCGTCCACTGTGGTCGACCTGCGGAAGGTCGCCGAGCTGCGCGGCGTCCGCGAGGAAGGCGACGTGCTGGTCGTGGGTGCGATGACCACGCACTACGAGGTGCAGCGAAAACCGTCGATCGCCGAGCACGCGGCGCTGGTGAAGGAGGCCACGGACACCGTCGCGGACCCGCAGGTCCGCCACCGCGGCACGTTCGGCGGGGCGATCGCGCACGCCGATCCGGCGGGTGACCTGCTGGCCCCGGTGCTGGCGCTGGACGGCGAACTCGTCGTGGCCGGTCCCGGCGGCCGGCGCACGGTGCGCGCGGCGGAGTTCTTCCAGGACTACTTCACCACCGCGCTGGCCCCGGACGAGCTGCTCGTCGAGGTGCGGCTGCCCAAGCACACCGGCTGGCGGGCACACTACGAGAAGTTCAACCGGGTGGCGCAGGCCTGGTCGATGTGCGCGGTGGCAGCCACCGTGCGCACCGAAGGTGGCGTGATCGAGGAAGCCCGGATCGCGCTCACCAACATGGGCGCGACCCCGGTGCGGGCGACCGCGGTGGAACAGGCGTTGCTGGGTGCGTCGGCCACCGCGGACACGATCCGCGCGGCCGCCTCCCACGCCGCCGAAGGCACCAATCCGGCCGCGGACGGCAACTCCGACGTCGAATACCGGCAGCACCTCGCGCGGGTGCTCACCGGGCGGGCGATCACCGCCGCGGTGGGCTGA
- a CDS encoding NAD(P)-binding domain-containing protein, which produces MSTADHATDVVVIGAGQAGLSAAYHLRRAGFVNDSGFVVLDHGKRAGGAWQYRWPSLVLGKVHGIHDLPGMAFGTPDVTRPASEVVSEYFARFERTFDLPVRRPVDVTAVRTAGERLLVETPAETWSARAVISATGTWDRPFLPYYPGRFAGRQLHTADYRGAEEFRDRRVVVVGGGTSAVQLQLEIARVARSITWVTRRPPVWLDEPFSEDWGRRAVAKVERRVREGLPPESVVSVTDLALTPEVRAARAAGQLDRKPMFDHLVPEGVVWADDSFEPADVILWATGFRASIDHLAPLHLRAPGGGIQLDGTRVVAEPRLHLVGYGPSASTVGANRAGRAAVHEIRRLLGK; this is translated from the coding sequence ATGAGTACTGCGGACCACGCTACGGACGTCGTGGTGATCGGGGCCGGGCAGGCCGGGCTGTCGGCGGCCTACCACCTGCGCCGCGCCGGTTTCGTCAACGACAGCGGGTTCGTCGTGCTCGATCACGGCAAACGCGCGGGCGGGGCTTGGCAGTACCGGTGGCCGTCGCTCGTGCTGGGCAAGGTGCACGGCATCCACGACCTGCCCGGCATGGCCTTCGGCACGCCCGACGTGACGCGTCCGGCGAGCGAGGTCGTCTCGGAGTACTTCGCGCGCTTCGAACGCACCTTCGACCTGCCGGTGCGGCGTCCGGTCGACGTGACCGCAGTCCGGACGGCGGGGGAGCGGCTGCTGGTCGAGACGCCGGCGGAGACCTGGTCCGCACGCGCGGTGATCAGCGCGACCGGCACGTGGGACCGTCCGTTCCTGCCGTACTACCCGGGTAGGTTCGCCGGACGGCAGCTGCACACCGCCGACTACCGCGGGGCCGAGGAGTTCCGCGACCGCCGGGTGGTGGTCGTCGGCGGCGGTACGTCGGCGGTGCAGCTGCAGCTGGAGATCGCACGGGTCGCGCGATCGATCACCTGGGTCACGCGCCGTCCTCCGGTGTGGCTCGACGAACCATTCAGCGAGGACTGGGGACGACGCGCGGTGGCGAAGGTCGAACGCCGTGTGCGCGAAGGACTTCCGCCGGAGAGCGTGGTGAGCGTGACCGACCTGGCGCTCACGCCCGAGGTGCGCGCCGCACGCGCCGCCGGCCAGCTCGACCGCAAGCCGATGTTCGACCACCTGGTGCCCGAAGGCGTCGTGTGGGCCGACGACAGCTTCGAGCCCGCGGACGTCATCCTGTGGGCGACGGGGTTCCGCGCGTCGATCGACCATCTGGCCCCGCTGCACCTGCGGGCGCCGGGTGGCGGCATCCAGCTGGACGGCACCCGCGTGGTCGCCGAGCCCCGGCTGCATCTGGTCGGCTACGGCCCGTCGGCGAGCACGGTCGGTGCGAACCGGGCCGGTCGCGCGGCGGTCCACGAGATCCGGCGGCTGCTGGGGAAGTGA
- a CDS encoding SGNH/GDSL hydrolase family protein, whose product MTRTRTLALGIAGLLLSATACAEPSDGAGEPAGHSGLSTVLFLGDSIAAGEALPLAAAFKAAGVGFTSIASDGGGNVVGPFSDKNWEKLPEKIGAAKPSVLIYQSTTYDWGSPQEQQAGYEKLVTTAAHAGAKTLFVTFPPIRPDDFYQPHMTELNHTPEVARTVAAGSHGQAGALDASTVWGPAYQPTKDGKPDRSADGIHTCPQGAARFTQWLLTELAKQYPGFQPPAPDTWANAGWSADQRFQGC is encoded by the coding sequence ATGACCAGGACTCGAACCCTCGCACTCGGCATCGCCGGGCTGCTGCTGAGCGCGACCGCGTGCGCCGAACCGTCCGACGGGGCCGGAGAGCCTGCCGGACACTCCGGACTGTCCACAGTGCTCTTTCTGGGCGACTCGATCGCGGCCGGGGAAGCACTGCCGCTGGCCGCCGCGTTCAAGGCAGCCGGTGTCGGCTTCACCTCGATCGCCTCCGACGGCGGCGGCAACGTCGTCGGCCCGTTCTCCGACAAGAACTGGGAGAAGCTGCCGGAGAAGATCGGCGCGGCCAAGCCGTCCGTGCTGATCTACCAGTCCACCACCTACGACTGGGGCAGCCCCCAAGAACAGCAGGCAGGCTACGAAAAGCTGGTGACAACGGCCGCGCACGCGGGCGCGAAGACGCTGTTCGTGACCTTCCCGCCGATCCGGCCGGACGATTTCTACCAACCGCACATGACCGAGCTGAACCACACTCCGGAGGTCGCCCGTACCGTCGCGGCAGGCTCCCACGGCCAGGCGGGCGCGCTGGATGCGAGCACCGTCTGGGGCCCCGCCTACCAGCCGACGAAGGACGGCAAGCCCGACCGCAGCGCGGACGGCATCCACACCTGCCCGCAGGGCGCGGCACGGTTCACGCAGTGGCTGCTCACGGAACTGGCCAAGCAGTACCCCGGCTTCCAGCCACCGGCGCCGGACACCTGGGCCAACGCCGGCTGGTCGGCCGACCAGCGCTTCCAGGGCTGCTGA